The following proteins are co-located in the Hevea brasiliensis isolate MT/VB/25A 57/8 chromosome 11, ASM3005281v1, whole genome shotgun sequence genome:
- the LOC131170686 gene encoding G-type lectin S-receptor-like serine/threonine-protein kinase RKS1: MNHVKTLPIILLIVFMHQFCTSLDTITINQPIVDGDVIVSTGETFALGFFSPGKSSYRYLGIWYNKISEKTVVWVANRDSPINDTSGVLSITSHGNLVLNSRNQTTPLWFTNVSALPTNNCVAQLLDSGNLVLFHSGSTIWQSFEHPTNHLLPNSKFGLDRRKGLNRFLTSWKSSDDPGTGNFSCRINPEGYPQFFLYEGHVPKWRGGYWNGVRWSGVPFMQKAGFIFSYSYVNNENEISFSWNVVYGSILTRSVVNESGIFQRSKWHENEGRWEEFFYAPKEQCDSYGLCGAYGNCVRYNGEFDCTCLPGYQPKSPQEWHRKGGSGGCVRKNQTPLCRNGEGFVEVTNVKAPDTSVARVLANLDMKACKNECLRNCSCTAYASLGTTEGSGCLTWYGDLLDTRVFTEGGQSIYVRVDALELAQYANKRKDLLARKGILAIMILSVATAVSSLVLFSYCFVRRQRRLSQNGQHEMFICSSSTLPDDHPREKELDRSGNDPHLPFFDIDTIVEATDNFSNKLGEGGFGSVYKGQLSNGQEIAVKRLSKQSGQGIKEFMNEVQLISKLQRRNLVRLFGCCIHKEDKMLIYEYLPNKSLDYFIFEKSRKQLLDWKKRFEIIFGVARGVLYLHQDSRLKIIHRDLKASNILLDASMEPKISDFGLAKLFKEHQIEAITKQVVGTYGYMSPEYAMDGLYSVKSDVFSYGVLILEIISGKKNTEYDKESPSLNLIGNVWKLWREGKGLDIVDYSLLEHSYPCEEILRCIQIGLLCIQEHPADRPTMLEVVFMLGNETSLPSPKKPAFVFRTRSGQESLITRGEVCSINDCTITMIEGR; this comes from the exons ATGAATCATGTGAAAACGCTTCCCATTATATTGCTGATTGTCTTTATGCATCAattttgcacttcactagacaccataACCATTAACCAACCCATTGTAGATGGAGACGTTATAGTTTCTACAGGGGAAACCTTTGCACTTGGTTTTTTCAGTCCAGGTAAATCGAGCTACCGTTATCTTGGAATTTGGTACAACAAAATTTCCGAAAAAACAGTTGTTTGGGTCGCAAATCGGGATTCTCCTATCAATGATACATCTGGTGTCCTCTCAATCACCAGTCACGGAAACCTTGTCCTTAACAGCAGAAACCAAACGACTCCCCTATGGTTCACAAACGTTTCGGCTTTGCCAACAAACAATTGTGTAGCTCAACTCTTAGATTCGGGAAATCTTGTATTGTTTCACAGCGGAAGTACCATATGGCAGAGCTTTGAACACCCGACAAATCATTTGCTTCCCAACTCAAAATTCGGGCTAGACAGAAGAAAAGGTCTGAACCGGTTCCTAACATCCTGGAAATCTTCAGATGATCCTGGTACTGGCAATTTCTCGTGTAGGATCAACCCTGAAGGTTATCCGCAATTTTTCTTATACGAGGGTCATGTTCCAAAGTGGAGGGGTGGTTATTGGAATGGCGTTAGATGGTCTGGAGTACCTTTTATGCAGAAAGCTGGATTTATCTTCAGCTACAGCTATGTGAACAATGAGAACGAGATTTCCTTCTCGTGGAACGTTGTATATGGCTCAATCTTGACAAGATCAGTGGTGAATGAGTCCGGCATTTTCCAACGGTCCAAATGGCATGAGAACGAAGGTCGATGGGAAGAGTTCTTTTATGCGCCCAAGGAACAGTGTGACAGCTATGGATTATGTGGAGCCTATGGTAACTGTGTTCGGTACAATGGTGAATTCGACTGCACTTGTCTTCCCGGGTACCAGCCCAAATCACCTCAAGAATGGCATCGGAAAGGTGGGTCAGGCGGGTGCGTTAGGAAGAATCAGACGCCACTCTGCAGAAACGGTGAAGGGTTCGTAGAGGTGACAAATGTGAAGGCTCCGGATACTTCAGTTGCCCGTGTATTGGCAAATTTGGATATGAAAGCTTGTAAAAATGAGTGCTTGAGGAATTGTTCATGCACTGCATATGCAAGTCTAGGTACGACAGAAGGAAGTGGATGTTTGACATGGTATGGTGATTTGCTAGATACAAGAGTATTTACAGAAGGTGGACAAAGTATATATGTGCGTGTGGATGCACTTGAGTTAG CTCAATATGCAAATAAGCGCAAGGACCTTCTTGCAAGGAAAGGGATATTGGCAATTATGATACTGTCCGTAGCTACAGCAGTTTCCTCTCTTGTTCTTTTCTCATACTGCTTCGTGAGGAGGCAGAGGAGATTAT CACAAAATGGGCAACATGAAATGTTTATCTGTAGTTCTAGTACTCTCCCAGATGATCATCCAAGGGAAAAGGAGCTTGACAGATCTGGAAATGATCCACATTTACCTTTCTTCGATATAGACACAATAGTTGAAGCAACTGACAATTTTTCCAACAAACTTGGAGAAGGTGGTTTTGGCTCAGTGTATAAG GGTCAACTATCAAATGGACAAGAAATAGCGGTGAAAAGATTATCTAAACAGTCAGGACAGGGGATAAAAGAATTCATGAATGAAGTACAGTTGATATCAAAACTCCAAAGACGAAACCTTGTCAGGCTTTTTGGTTGTTGCATTCATAAAGAAGATAAGATGCTAATCTATGAATATTTACCAAACAAAAGCTTGGACTACTTCATCTTTG AAAAGTCAAGGAAGCAACTATTGGACTGGAAAAAgcgttttgaaattatttttggggtAGCTCGAGGAGTTTTATATCTACATCAAGATTCAAGATTAAAAATCATCCATAGGGATTTGAAAGCAAGCAATATTCTATTAGATGCTTCAATGGAGCCAAAAATTTCAGACTTTGGGTTGGCTAAATTGTTCAAGGAACATCAAATTGAAGCCATTACAAAGCAAGTGGTTGGAACATA TGGCTATATGTCTCCGGAATATGCAATGGATGGTCTATATTCTGTAAAATCTGATGTCTTCAGCTATGGTGTCTTAATACTAGAGATCATAAGTGGCAAGAAAAACACCGAGTATGACAAAGAAAGCCCTTCTCTGAATTTGATAGGGAAC GTTTGGAAGCTATGGAGGGAAGGAAAAGGCTTGGACATAGTTGATTATTCATTGTTGGAACATTCATACCcttgtgaagaaattttgagaTGCATTCAGATTGGACTTCTATGCATTCAGGAACACCCAGCTGATCGGCCAACCATGCTTGAAGTTGTGTTCATGTTAGGCAATGAAACAAGTCTTCCTTCTCCTAAAAAACCAGCATTTGTTTTCCGAACTCGAAGTGGGCAAGAATCTTTAATAACTAGAGGAGAAGTGTGTTCTATAAATGATTGCACAATTACTATGATTGAAGGTCGATGA